One Gemmatimonadota bacterium DNA segment encodes these proteins:
- the miaA gene encoding tRNA (adenosine(37)-N6)-dimethylallyltransferase MiaA — protein sequence MASLRDILVIAGPTASGKTAVGIELAQRLNGEIISADARQIYRFMDIGTAKPTTEERAAARHHLIDFVNPDEDYSAGQFAEDASAVIGDILRRGKVPIVVGGAGLYIRALFDGFSPMPKIPIEIRARLKEEGRECLPTLYERLCEVDPEWAAKIQATDTQRILRGLEVYEASGKPLSEYQKVSPMPPIRHKASYFGLCWEREVLYERINTRACLMLENGLIKEAKSLRDRGYTPDLNALNAFGYREIFQYLDGETTLDRALADLQQGTRRYAKRQMTFFRRDKRFRWVDGSDGDVATAILQNLETC from the coding sequence ATGGCTTCGCTCCGCGATATTCTGGTGATTGCTGGGCCAACAGCATCGGGTAAAACGGCTGTGGGCATTGAACTCGCGCAGAGACTAAATGGCGAGATTATATCGGCAGATGCGCGTCAAATTTATCGTTTTATGGATATTGGGACGGCGAAGCCGACAACTGAAGAACGGGCTGCAGCACGCCATCATCTCATCGACTTTGTGAATCCCGATGAAGATTATAGCGCGGGGCAATTTGCCGAAGATGCATCTGCTGTAATTGGAGATATTCTGCGTCGCGGCAAGGTGCCCATTGTCGTTGGGGGAGCGGGGTTGTATATTCGCGCGTTGTTCGATGGCTTTTCACCCATGCCGAAAATTCCGATAGAGATTCGCGCGCGATTGAAGGAAGAGGGGAGAGAGTGTCTTCCCACCCTATATGAAAGGCTGTGCGAGGTCGATCCGGAATGGGCTGCAAAAATTCAGGCAACGGATACACAACGCATTCTGCGCGGCCTGGAGGTCTATGAAGCATCGGGCAAACCGCTTTCTGAATATCAGAAGGTGTCGCCAATGCCGCCGATTCGCCATAAGGCATCTTATTTTGGTTTGTGCTGGGAGCGCGAAGTACTCTATGAGCGGATCAATACGCGCGCGTGTCTTATGCTCGAGAATGGCCTGATTAAAGAGGCAAAAAGTCTCCGCGATAGGGGATATACTCCCGATCTAAACGCGCTCAATGCGTTTGGGTACCGGGAAATATTTCAATACCTCGATGGTGAGACGACGCTTGATCGCGCGCTTGCCGATTTGCAACAGGGTACGCGACGCTATGCCAAACGACAGATGACTTTTTTTCGTAGGGATAAGCGCTTCAGGTGGGTGGATGGTAGTGATGGCGATGTGGCAACTGCCATCTTGCAAAACCTTGAAACATGTTGA
- a CDS encoding MFS transporter, whose translation MNAIIRNPLILPVFIPTFLLRLGSGLLVPILPLYAKSFDISYGLVGLVLAAEGIGHLFGDLPAAMVLNRIGRKSAMLLGVITVALCGAGLFFAPSIFVVFLLRFVGGIGGALWDISRYAYLADATAVHQRGRALSVFGGISRIGTFLGPVIGGYIASVASVRYPFLVYGGISLLAAVVAAIAVEASRKRVSPPQHGLARHFANIFRAHSKNLITAGTGQLFAQTIRSGRYIIIPLYGAEVLDLGYEQIGLIMTISGFIDMMMFYPAGVIMDRFGRKFANVPSFALQAIGMALIPLTEPFAPHLNLPFFSIGLITGEFIALLFAASLLGFGNGLSSGAMMTLGADLAPRDALSEFLGLWRLIGDGGRMSGPVCVGYVADFLGLSPAALAIAGIGLTAAGIFLFLVPETLEKQPV comes from the coding sequence ATGAACGCAATCATCCGCAACCCCCTTATCCTCCCCGTCTTTATCCCCACATTTTTACTCAGACTGGGCAGTGGCCTGCTCGTCCCCATATTGCCACTCTACGCCAAATCGTTTGACATTTCCTACGGCCTCGTCGGTCTCGTGCTCGCTGCCGAAGGTATCGGCCACCTCTTTGGCGACCTGCCCGCGGCCATGGTGCTCAACCGCATCGGTCGCAAATCCGCGATGCTATTGGGAGTAATAACAGTTGCACTTTGCGGCGCAGGCCTCTTTTTTGCTCCCTCTATCTTTGTGGTATTCCTGCTGCGCTTTGTGGGCGGAATAGGCGGCGCACTTTGGGACATCTCGCGGTATGCTTATTTGGCCGATGCCACAGCAGTCCACCAGAGGGGCCGCGCTCTCTCTGTATTTGGTGGCATCAGCCGCATCGGCACCTTTTTGGGACCTGTCATCGGCGGCTATATTGCCTCTGTCGCCTCCGTAAGATATCCATTCCTCGTTTATGGCGGCATCTCACTCTTAGCCGCAGTAGTCGCGGCAATCGCCGTTGAGGCTTCCCGCAAGCGCGTATCGCCACCGCAACACGGCCTTGCGCGACACTTCGCCAATATCTTTCGCGCCCACAGCAAAAATCTGATCACCGCAGGCACAGGTCAACTCTTTGCCCAAACCATTCGCAGTGGTCGCTATATTATCATACCGCTTTACGGCGCCGAAGTCCTCGACCTGGGCTATGAACAAATCGGCCTCATCATGACAATCTCGGGCTTTATCGACATGATGATGTTCTATCCCGCCGGGGTCATCATGGATCGCTTTGGACGCAAATTCGCCAATGTTCCCAGCTTTGCACTACAAGCCATTGGCATGGCACTTATTCCACTCACAGAACCCTTTGCTCCCCACCTGAATCTACCCTTTTTCTCTATTGGCCTCATCACAGGAGAATTTATCGCCCTCTTGTTCGCCGCCAGTCTGCTCGGATTTGGCAATGGCCTCAGTTCTGGAGCCATGATGACCCTGGGTGCCGACCTTGCACCCCGCGATGCCCTGAGCGAATTTTTGGGCCTCTGGCGCCTCATAGGCGATGGCGGGCGCATGTCTGGCCCCGTATGCGTCGGTTATGTCGCCGACTTCCTCGGCCTATCGCCCGCTGCTCTGGCTATTGCAGGCATTGGCCTTACCGCAGCGGGTATTTTCCTCTTTCTCGTTCCCGAGACTCTGGAAAAACAACCTGTCTAA
- a CDS encoding sulfite exporter TauE/SafE family protein: protein MDFPIREICYASSIFWIAGSLQGLTGFGFNLLSIPAMVLWFPAQVVVPGVLMSYLPLGTGQFIQLRRDVDWKVLGMIVGSAIVGMPVGALVLRDTDAEVMKRAIGLAMVVLAIVLQLRPGNPFRHDALTCLSVGMFSGFLSSSIGVSGPPIVLFGLKQRWPQAMMRATLLTCFLCTSTLSLCVLWAVGVLTIESLQFVLWGAPGLILGFLTATYLRARVHQVAVFRWISIGMVMAGGLAAAIF, encoded by the coding sequence ATGGATTTTCCAATACGCGAAATATGCTATGCGAGCAGTATTTTTTGGATTGCGGGTAGCTTGCAGGGGTTGACCGGGTTTGGGTTTAACCTGCTTTCTATACCGGCGATGGTTTTGTGGTTTCCCGCACAGGTGGTTGTGCCCGGGGTTTTGATGTCTTATTTGCCTTTGGGCACGGGGCAATTTATTCAACTCCGGCGGGATGTGGATTGGAAGGTACTGGGGATGATTGTGGGGAGTGCGATTGTGGGCATGCCTGTCGGCGCGCTTGTTTTACGCGATACAGATGCAGAGGTGATGAAGCGCGCCATTGGTCTGGCGATGGTGGTATTGGCAATTGTTTTGCAGTTGCGACCGGGTAATCCCTTTCGACACGACGCACTGACCTGTTTGAGTGTGGGTATGTTCAGCGGTTTTTTGTCGTCCAGTATCGGTGTATCTGGACCGCCTATCGTTCTGTTTGGGCTGAAACAGCGCTGGCCGCAGGCGATGATGCGCGCAACGCTTCTGACCTGTTTTTTGTGTACTTCCACGTTGAGTCTCTGCGTGTTGTGGGCAGTAGGGGTGTTGACGATTGAGAGTTTGCAATTTGTCCTCTGGGGTGCGCCGGGTTTGATTTTGGGATTTTTGACCGCGACTTATCTCCGCGCACGGGTTCACCAGGTGGCGGTGTTTCGCTGGATTTCGATTGGGATGGTAATGGCCGGCGGATTGGCCGCGGCGATTTTTTGA
- the metH gene encoding methionine synthase, which translates to MHDIETTIRNLMSERILLLDGAMATMIQAYDLDERAFRGEDFGDHPVDVKGCSDLLCLTQPHLIADIHRRFLDAGADIIETNTFNATPISMAEYQLQDRVYDLNVAAAQVARKVADKVTKQNPDKPRFVAGALGPTSCTLSLSPNVNDPAFRTHTFEDVVNGYYAQVEGLMAGGVDLILVETVFDTLTAKAALFAVSRYFLDHGVKVPVMISGTVADQSGRTLSGQTIEAFWLSVAHAQPLSVGINCALGAREMRPYVEALSHFAPAFMSCYPNAGLPNEFGEYDDSPGHMAGILGDFAAQGWLNIVGGCCGTTPEYIAAIAEAVSDKAPRKIPERPSVSRFSGLEPMIIYPDSNFIMIGERTNVTGSRRFARLIKTGDYAAALAVAREQVAGGANMIDVNMDEGLLDSKDAMARFLKLIAGEPDIARVPIVIDSSDFEVIEAGLKCVQGKAIVNSISLKEGEAVFKSQAETVLRYGAAVVVMAFDEKGQATSIEDKVRICQRAYRILTEDVGMDASDIIFDPNILTVATGIEEHNDYAVNFIEAIRQIKDLCPGAKTSGGVSNISFSFRGNDYVREAIHAAFLYHAIQAGLDMGIVNAGQLMVYEEIPEKLRVLIEDVLFNRRKDATERLVDFAESVRSEGRSRQKDDAWRQGSVEDRLKHALLHGQSEHLEEDLEEALGKYKPLEMIEGPLMDGMNVVGDLFGAGKMFLPQVVKTARVMKQAVAYLEPLMEEEKAGGRARGKVLMATVKGDVHDIGKNIVGVVLGCNNYEVIDLGVMVPADRILKVAREKEVDIIGLSGLITPSLNEMVHVAREMQREEFDVPLLIGGATTSRRHTAVKIAPVYDYATVHVVDASRATGVVGTLLNAEQRDEYVRANRKSQQRALAEFDISRRPLISYSDALSRRQMFDWAQFDLPKPKFTGVQDLCDFPISQLVNFIDWGPFFHAWELRGSYPKILNDPNKGAEARKLFDDAQAMLQAIVDEGWIQAQAVYGFFPANADGDDIVVFEDERRDAERARLPMLRQQQEKRTGGPYFSLADFVAPAGYADYIGAFAVTAGLGVDAKAAAFKHALDDYNAILLQALADRLAEAFAEFLHAKARKDWGYGLDEVLSNEDLIRERYRGIRPAPGYPACPDHTEKQTLFDLLGVERETDIRLTENFAMSPAASVSGWYLAHPDARYFAVGKIDADQVADYARRKGMQMAEMERWLAPNLGYK; encoded by the coding sequence ATGCATGATATAGAGACAACCATTCGCAACTTGATGTCAGAGCGCATTTTGCTGCTTGATGGGGCAATGGCTACGATGATTCAGGCTTATGATCTGGACGAGCGGGCGTTTCGAGGCGAGGACTTTGGCGATCATCCCGTTGATGTAAAAGGGTGTAGCGATCTTTTGTGTCTGACGCAGCCGCATTTGATCGCGGATATCCATCGGCGATTTTTGGATGCTGGAGCGGATATTATCGAGACGAATACGTTTAATGCCACGCCGATTTCAATGGCGGAGTATCAGCTTCAGGACCGGGTTTATGATCTCAATGTGGCAGCCGCACAGGTTGCGCGAAAAGTAGCGGATAAGGTGACAAAACAAAATCCAGATAAGCCGCGATTTGTTGCGGGTGCTCTGGGACCAACGAGTTGTACGCTTTCACTCTCGCCCAATGTGAATGATCCGGCTTTTCGCACGCATACATTTGAAGATGTGGTCAATGGGTATTACGCGCAGGTCGAGGGCTTGATGGCTGGCGGTGTGGATCTCATCCTGGTGGAGACGGTGTTCGATACGCTCACAGCCAAAGCCGCACTATTTGCCGTGTCGCGTTATTTTCTGGATCACGGCGTGAAAGTGCCCGTGATGATTTCTGGCACGGTGGCCGATCAAAGCGGCCGCACGTTGTCCGGACAGACGATAGAGGCATTCTGGTTGTCGGTGGCGCACGCGCAGCCCTTGAGCGTGGGGATTAACTGCGCTCTGGGTGCGCGAGAAATGCGGCCTTATGTGGAGGCTTTGTCGCATTTTGCACCGGCGTTTATGAGTTGTTATCCCAATGCGGGTTTGCCCAATGAGTTTGGGGAATACGACGATTCTCCGGGCCACATGGCGGGTATTTTGGGCGATTTTGCCGCGCAGGGTTGGCTCAATATCGTGGGTGGATGTTGTGGTACCACGCCCGAATATATTGCTGCGATTGCCGAAGCTGTATCCGATAAGGCGCCGAGAAAAATTCCCGAGCGGCCTTCTGTGTCGCGGTTCAGCGGTTTAGAGCCGATGATCATTTATCCGGATTCCAATTTTATTATGATTGGCGAGCGCACCAATGTGACGGGGTCGCGGCGGTTTGCGCGGTTGATCAAAACGGGTGATTATGCGGCAGCACTGGCAGTTGCGCGGGAGCAGGTGGCTGGTGGGGCGAATATGATCGATGTCAATATGGATGAGGGATTGCTCGACTCAAAAGATGCTATGGCGAGGTTTTTGAAGCTGATCGCGGGCGAACCCGATATTGCGCGCGTGCCAATTGTGATTGACAGTTCTGATTTTGAAGTGATCGAAGCTGGGTTGAAATGCGTACAGGGCAAGGCGATTGTCAATTCCATAAGTTTGAAAGAAGGCGAGGCAGTTTTTAAGTCACAGGCGGAGACTGTGTTGCGCTACGGTGCTGCGGTTGTGGTGATGGCGTTTGATGAGAAGGGGCAGGCGACATCAATTGAAGATAAGGTGCGGATTTGCCAGCGCGCATATCGCATTTTGACCGAAGATGTGGGGATGGATGCGTCGGATATTATTTTTGATCCGAATATTTTGACCGTTGCAACGGGTATTGAAGAGCACAACGATTATGCGGTCAATTTTATCGAGGCCATAAGGCAGATCAAAGACCTGTGTCCGGGTGCGAAAACGAGCGGTGGTGTGAGCAATATTTCGTTCTCATTTCGGGGCAATGATTACGTGCGAGAAGCGATTCACGCGGCTTTTTTGTACCACGCCATTCAAGCGGGTCTGGATATGGGCATTGTCAATGCCGGGCAGTTGATGGTGTATGAAGAAATCCCCGAGAAGTTGCGCGTGCTGATTGAAGATGTGTTGTTCAACAGGCGGAAAGATGCGACGGAAAGGCTGGTGGATTTCGCCGAGTCTGTGCGGTCAGAGGGCAGGAGCCGTCAAAAAGACGATGCATGGCGGCAGGGATCGGTTGAAGATCGCTTGAAGCACGCGTTGTTGCACGGGCAGTCAGAGCATCTGGAAGAGGATTTGGAAGAGGCGCTTGGCAAGTACAAACCCCTGGAGATGATCGAAGGTCCATTGATGGACGGGATGAATGTGGTGGGCGATTTGTTTGGCGCAGGCAAAATGTTTTTGCCCCAGGTGGTCAAAACAGCGCGGGTGATGAAGCAGGCGGTGGCGTATCTCGAGCCTTTGATGGAAGAGGAGAAAGCAGGCGGCCGGGCGCGGGGCAAGGTTCTGATGGCGACGGTGAAGGGCGATGTTCACGATATTGGCAAGAATATCGTGGGCGTGGTTTTAGGGTGCAATAATTACGAGGTGATCGACCTGGGTGTGATGGTACCCGCGGATCGCATTTTGAAAGTCGCGCGAGAAAAAGAGGTCGATATCATCGGGCTGAGCGGTTTGATCACACCGTCGCTCAATGAGATGGTCCACGTCGCACGGGAGATGCAGCGCGAGGAGTTTGACGTGCCCCTTTTAATTGGGGGAGCGACCACGAGCCGCAGGCATACGGCGGTGAAAATTGCGCCGGTTTACGATTATGCTACCGTGCATGTTGTGGATGCATCGCGTGCAACAGGTGTGGTGGGTACGCTGTTGAATGCCGAGCAACGCGACGAGTATGTACGGGCAAATCGCAAATCGCAGCAGCGGGCATTGGCCGAGTTTGACATTTCTCGTAGGCCGCTTATTTCGTATTCGGATGCTCTATCGCGTCGCCAGATGTTTGATTGGGCACAGTTTGATCTTCCCAAGCCCAAGTTTACGGGTGTGCAGGATTTGTGTGATTTCCCGATTTCTCAATTGGTCAATTTTATCGATTGGGGACCGTTTTTCCACGCATGGGAGTTGCGGGGCAGTTATCCGAAGATATTGAATGATCCGAACAAGGGCGCAGAGGCGCGCAAATTATTCGACGATGCTCAGGCGATGCTCCAGGCGATTGTGGATGAGGGATGGATCCAGGCACAGGCTGTGTACGGATTTTTCCCTGCAAATGCCGATGGCGACGATATTGTCGTGTTTGAAGATGAGCGCAGAGATGCCGAGCGAGCACGTTTGCCCATGTTGCGCCAGCAGCAGGAAAAACGCACGGGAGGACCGTATTTTTCACTGGCCGATTTTGTCGCACCAGCCGGATACGCAGATTATATCGGGGCGTTTGCCGTAACTGCGGGATTGGGCGTTGACGCAAAAGCAGCGGCGTTTAAACACGCGCTGGATGATTATAATGCCATTTTGCTCCAGGCTTTAGCGGATCGCCTGGCCGAGGCATTTGCCGAGTTTTTGCACGCGAAGGCGCGGAAAGATTGGGGCTATGGTCTGGACGAAGTGTTGAGCAATGAGGATTTGATCAGGGAGAGGTATCGCGGTATTCGCCCCGCGCCGGGTTATCCCGCTTGTCCGGATCACACAGAGAAGCAGACTTTGTTTGATTTGCTCGGGGTTGAGCGAGAGACGGATATTCGGTTGACGGAGAATTTTGCGATGTCCCCAGCAGCTTCGGTCAGCGGGTGGTATCTCGCACATCCCGATGCGCGCTATTTTGCCGTGGGCAAGATCGACGCGGATCAAGTGGCCGATTACGCACGGCGCAAGGGAATGCAGATGGCAGAGATGGAACGCTGGCTGGCGCCTAATTTGGGGTATAAGTAG
- a CDS encoding DUF433 domain-containing protein codes for MKDENMNKAYVERRDEGYWIANSRVSLDTIVYAFLDGQSPESIAQSLPVLTLEQVYGAIAFYLAHRSEIETYLEQSKADFETKRTASRKSDPMFYQKLADAQSRVETIHK; via the coding sequence ATGAAAGATGAGAATATGAACAAGGCTTATGTTGAACGACGCGATGAAGGCTATTGGATTGCTAATAGTCGGGTCTCTCTGGATACCATTGTTTATGCTTTTCTGGATGGTCAATCTCCTGAGAGCATTGCCCAATCGCTTCCTGTACTGACACTCGAACAAGTCTATGGAGCTATTGCGTTCTATCTTGCTCATCGATCAGAAATTGAGACATATCTTGAGCAATCGAAAGCAGATTTCGAGACAAAACGAACAGCATCTCGGAAATCAGACCCCATGTTCTATCAGAAATTAGCAGATGCACAGAGTCGCGTTGAGACGATTCATAAATGA
- a CDS encoding nucleotide-binding protein gives MTRPPKDKAIQRLQKALNAIEDLKQQQRRSSSPEFQKWDRNTEIAIANTFGENSRHVSDFTSISYVPPIATSGMTGSDYHGWYISGLEQATSVLQSMIEEVEEYWEDDSLAAGVSTSDNKTSPEHLRDVFIIHGRDDGTKEIVARFIERLGLKPIILHEEPNQGQTIIEKFEQHAEVAFAIALLTPDDTGGLADKEQPHKPRARQNVIFEFGYFMGKLGRQRVCALKKENVETPSDYDGVLYIPFDESGAWRMKLVGELKTAGLDVDANRAF, from the coding sequence ATGACAAGACCACCAAAAGACAAAGCGATACAACGCCTTCAAAAGGCACTTAACGCAATAGAGGATCTTAAGCAACAGCAACGCCGTAGCAGTTCACCTGAGTTTCAGAAATGGGACCGTAACACCGAAATTGCCATTGCCAACACATTTGGAGAGAACTCCCGCCATGTAAGCGACTTCACCTCGATCAGCTACGTACCACCAATAGCAACTTCAGGCATGACAGGATCAGACTACCATGGATGGTATATCAGCGGGCTAGAGCAGGCTACTTCCGTTTTGCAATCAATGATTGAAGAGGTCGAGGAGTATTGGGAGGATGACTCATTAGCCGCCGGAGTTTCAACATCAGATAATAAGACAAGTCCAGAACACCTGCGTGATGTTTTCATAATTCATGGACGCGACGACGGCACGAAAGAAATCGTCGCTCGATTTATCGAGCGACTCGGGCTAAAGCCTATTATCCTTCATGAAGAACCCAACCAGGGGCAAACGATTATTGAGAAGTTTGAACAACATGCTGAGGTTGCATTCGCAATTGCTCTCCTCACCCCGGACGATACTGGTGGCCTGGCAGACAAAGAACAGCCTCATAAGCCACGCGCACGCCAAAATGTCATTTTTGAATTTGGATATTTTATGGGCAAGTTAGGCCGCCAGCGAGTTTGTGCGTTAAAAAAGGAGAATGTCGAGACACCTTCCGACTATGACGGTGTGTTATATATTCCCTTTGATGAATCGGGCGCCTGGAGGATGAAACTCGTGGGAGAGTTGAAGACCGCGGGACTCGACGTTGATGCAAATCGGGCATTCTGA
- a CDS encoding putative addiction module antidote protein, with protein MTKKQVLKHTVSYEEGLIKALKDPEEARAYLEVALDECEASGETDGLLLALRDVAQAQGGVGALAERAGLNREHLYRVLSSRSKPKLDNLMAIISALGFRLRLDCIKL; from the coding sequence ATGACTAAAAAACAGGTTTTGAAACACACGGTCAGTTATGAAGAGGGACTGATAAAAGCGCTCAAAGACCCTGAAGAAGCTCGGGCTTATCTGGAAGTCGCACTGGATGAGTGTGAAGCAAGCGGTGAGACGGATGGGCTGTTATTGGCCTTACGCGATGTCGCCCAGGCGCAAGGTGGTGTTGGTGCATTGGCAGAACGTGCCGGACTGAACCGCGAACATCTCTACCGCGTGCTTTCAAGTCGCAGCAAACCTAAACTCGACAATCTGATGGCTATTATCTCCGCCCTGGGGTTTCGGCTGAGGTTAGATTGTATCAAGTTGTAG
- a CDS encoding type II toxin-antitoxin system RelE/ParE family toxin gives MNVLPRTVRNYVSPQGRVPFEDWLQSLRDRKARAIIRNRINRVRLGTIGDAEPVGEGVFELRIHYGPGYRVYYGELERVVVILLCGGTKRSQRRDIERAKMYWQDLRSRSHD, from the coding sequence ATGAACGTACTTCCCAGAACGGTACGCAATTATGTTTCCCCTCAAGGGCGCGTGCCCTTTGAGGATTGGTTGCAATCTCTCAGAGATAGAAAAGCACGAGCGATCATCCGCAACCGAATCAATCGCGTGCGATTGGGTACTATAGGCGATGCCGAACCTGTGGGCGAAGGCGTATTTGAACTGAGAATCCACTACGGTCCAGGGTACCGCGTGTATTATGGAGAACTTGAAAGAGTGGTTGTAATATTGCTCTGCGGTGGTACCAAACGCTCACAACGCCGCGACATTGAACGTGCCAAAATGTATTGGCAGGATTTGAGGAGCCGCAGCCATGACTAA
- a CDS encoding NAD(P)H-dependent oxidoreductase, with protein MHVYIVFAHPSRRSFTGDVLAEFCRGLEDGGHSYQIGDLYEMDFRTDMNLDEYNREMNVYGNRPDLPVPPDVQAEHAKIEKADGLVFIFPVWWSDCPAKLKGWFDRVCVCGYTYVYENEEYAISGLEIDRALVLCTAGHTLEHLEETGILESMRCIYLNDRLRPEIGVAQTDMVVLGGMTEGVESIRQENLEQAYQLGKEFC; from the coding sequence ATGCATGTTTATATCGTATTTGCGCATCCGAGTAGGCGGTCTTTTACAGGTGATGTGCTCGCAGAGTTTTGTCGCGGATTGGAGGATGGGGGCCACTCATATCAGATAGGTGATTTGTACGAAATGGATTTCAGGACCGATATGAATCTGGACGAATACAACCGGGAGATGAATGTCTATGGTAATCGTCCGGATTTGCCCGTTCCACCGGATGTGCAGGCTGAACATGCAAAGATTGAGAAGGCCGATGGTCTGGTGTTCATATTTCCGGTTTGGTGGAGTGATTGTCCGGCAAAATTAAAGGGGTGGTTTGATCGGGTCTGTGTCTGTGGATATACGTATGTGTATGAGAACGAGGAATATGCGATATCTGGACTCGAGATTGATAGGGCGTTGGTCTTGTGTACTGCGGGTCACACACTTGAGCATCTCGAAGAAACCGGTATCTTAGAGAGTATGAGATGTATCTATCTCAATGATCGTCTTCGTCCTGAAATAGGTGTGGCACAGACGGATATGGTTGTGTTGGGAGGAATGACAGAAGGCGTAGAGAGCATAAGGCAGGAGAATCTCGAACAGGCTTATCAGTTAGGAAAGGAGTTTTGCTGA
- the pyk gene encoding pyruvate kinase, with translation MRRAKIVSTLGPASSSERVIEQLIGAGVDVFRLNFSHGTRDEHAENVGRIRQIADNMQRSIAILQDLQGPKIRVGKLAEDPIELKEGSRLTVTTREVPGDAECVSTTYTRLPRDVKPADRILLDDGHIELLVREVYGSDVVCEVVVGGLLKSNKGINLPGVQVSAPSLTVKDREDLDLGIELGVDYIALSFVREPDDVREVQHIIERAEKEIPVIAKLERAEAVDHLEDILDVADGVMVARGDLGVELSPEDVPVIQKRVISAANRGGVFVITATQMLESMTDHPRPTRAEASDVANAIFDGTDAVMLSGETAIGKYPVQTVQMMARIVEKAEASMELAPPILNLDSLSFPDAIGQAAAAVSTAVSPKAIVAFTQSGSTARLISKRRPRTPIIAFTPSARICRRLCLCWGVEPRQITLIDDTDRMVAEVEARLLSEGNVRFGDTLVILAGAPITARAETNLLKLHRVGEI, from the coding sequence ATGCGCAGAGCGAAAATTGTGAGTACACTGGGTCCTGCGAGTTCATCGGAGCGCGTGATAGAGCAACTGATCGGGGCGGGGGTGGATGTTTTTCGGCTCAATTTTTCACACGGTACGCGAGACGAACATGCGGAGAATGTTGGGCGCATTCGGCAGATTGCGGATAACATGCAGCGCAGTATCGCCATTTTGCAGGATTTGCAGGGTCCAAAAATTCGGGTGGGGAAACTCGCAGAGGATCCGATTGAATTGAAAGAAGGCAGCAGGCTGACGGTGACGACCCGCGAAGTTCCAGGCGATGCCGAGTGTGTATCGACAACTTATACGAGATTGCCCCGAGATGTGAAGCCAGCGGATCGCATTTTGCTCGACGACGGGCACATTGAGTTGCTGGTGCGCGAGGTCTATGGCTCGGATGTCGTGTGTGAGGTTGTGGTGGGTGGACTATTAAAATCCAATAAGGGCATCAATTTGCCTGGGGTACAGGTCAGTGCGCCTTCTCTGACAGTCAAAGATCGAGAGGACCTGGATCTGGGGATCGAATTGGGTGTGGATTATATTGCCCTGTCTTTTGTGCGGGAACCCGACGATGTACGAGAGGTTCAACATATTATTGAACGGGCAGAGAAAGAGATCCCGGTTATTGCGAAGCTGGAACGCGCCGAAGCCGTTGATCATCTCGAAGATATTCTCGATGTGGCCGATGGCGTGATGGTTGCGCGGGGCGATCTGGGTGTGGAATTATCACCTGAAGACGTGCCGGTGATCCAGAAACGCGTGATTTCGGCGGCCAACCGCGGGGGGGTATTCGTGATTACGGCTACGCAGATGCTGGAGTCTATGACCGATCACCCGCGGCCCACGCGCGCCGAGGCATCAGATGTAGCCAATGCGATTTTTGATGGTACCGATGCGGTGATGCTGTCTGGCGAGACTGCAATTGGCAAATATCCCGTTCAAACCGTGCAAATGATGGCGCGGATTGTTGAAAAGGCCGAAGCGAGTATGGAACTGGCGCCGCCAATTTTGAATCTGGATTCGCTCTCTTTTCCCGATGCGATTGGACAAGCCGCCGCTGCGGTATCAACGGCAGTATCGCCCAAAGCCATTGTCGCATTTACCCAATCGGGATCCACAGCACGTCTGATTTCAAAGCGCAGACCGCGCACGCCGATTATTGCATTTACGCCCAGCGCGCGGATATGTCGGCGGTTGTGCTTGTGCTGGGGCGTTGAACCCCGTCAAATTACGCTGATTGATGATACGGATCGCATGGTTGCCGAAGTTGAAGCGCGTTTGCTCTCTGAGGGCAATGTGCGTTTTGGAGATACGCTGGTAATCCTGGCCGGTGCGCCCATCACGGCGCGGGCCGAGACCAATTTGCTGAAATTGCATCGGGTTGGGGAAATATAG